A single region of the Plantactinospora soyae genome encodes:
- a CDS encoding FAD-binding oxidoreductase, whose protein sequence is MSHPSGIPSALAAVRGPVLFPGDDGFLGEAAVFNTTVSHEPYVIIGATDVNDVRSAVRFAREEDRSVAVLNTGHGPSVSVSSEAVMITTRRMTGLTIDGERRTARVEAGVNWGQVVEEAAKLGLAPLAGSSPQVGVVGYTLGGGVSVTIGRAFGYAADHVRAIEIVTPDGEVRHVAPDSEPELLFALLGGKGNFGVVTAMEFSLFPVPELYAGFLQFAGEDAGAVLEAYRLLAATAPDDLTSSIVFLRVPDLPYIPEFMRGKLSIFVRLSYLGPAADGETLIAPMRAAAPVLVDTVATMPLAQIATITNDPTDPGTAVEHFAMLDELSPSAVDAILELAGPDSEGHLTLVNLTQLGGAFGRPPERPNAVRRDVAFAVIALTVLPPGEPTTGKDLGLELTGRLTRLNGRKHPSYLSPADTSVENVRLAYDEATYERLRTAKTERDPRNMFRWNYNIPPRA, encoded by the coding sequence ATGTCCCACCCCTCAGGCATTCCATCCGCGCTGGCCGCTGTTCGGGGACCCGTCCTCTTTCCGGGCGACGACGGTTTCCTCGGCGAGGCGGCGGTGTTCAACACGACCGTCAGCCACGAGCCGTACGTGATCATCGGGGCCACCGACGTGAACGATGTCCGCTCGGCGGTCCGCTTCGCGCGGGAGGAGGACCGCTCCGTCGCGGTCCTCAACACCGGACACGGCCCTTCCGTGTCCGTTTCTTCCGAGGCGGTCATGATCACTACGCGTCGGATGACGGGCCTGACTATCGACGGGGAGCGGCGGACCGCCCGGGTCGAGGCGGGCGTCAACTGGGGGCAGGTGGTCGAGGAGGCCGCCAAGCTCGGACTCGCGCCGCTCGCGGGTTCCTCACCACAGGTCGGCGTCGTGGGTTACACGCTGGGCGGTGGCGTGAGCGTCACGATCGGCCGGGCCTTCGGTTACGCGGCCGACCATGTCCGGGCGATCGAGATCGTGACTCCCGACGGCGAAGTCCGCCACGTCGCGCCGGATTCCGAGCCGGAGCTGCTCTTCGCCCTGCTCGGCGGGAAGGGCAACTTCGGTGTCGTCACCGCGATGGAGTTCAGCCTCTTCCCCGTCCCGGAGCTGTACGCGGGATTCCTGCAGTTCGCGGGCGAAGACGCCGGTGCGGTGCTGGAGGCCTACCGGTTGCTCGCCGCCACGGCGCCCGACGACCTGACTTCGTCGATCGTCTTCCTGCGCGTACCCGACCTGCCGTACATTCCCGAATTCATGCGGGGGAAGCTCAGCATCTTCGTCCGATTGTCGTACCTGGGCCCGGCGGCCGACGGCGAAACGTTGATCGCCCCGATGCGGGCTGCCGCTCCGGTGCTCGTCGACACCGTGGCCACCATGCCTCTCGCGCAGATCGCCACCATCACCAACGATCCGACCGATCCCGGCACCGCCGTCGAACACTTCGCGATGCTGGACGAGTTGTCACCGTCGGCGGTGGACGCGATCCTCGAACTCGCGGGTCCGGACTCCGAGGGGCACCTCACGCTCGTCAACCTGACCCAGCTCGGCGGCGCGTTCGGGAGGCCACCGGAACGGCCGAACGCCGTACGACGCGACGTCGCCTTCGCCGTGATCGCGTTGACCGTCCTGCCGCCCGGCGAGCCGACCACCGGCAAGGACCTGGGACTGGAGCTGACCGGTCGGCTCACCCGGCTCAACGGCCGGAAGCACCCCAGCTACCTGTCGCCGGCTGACACTTCCGTCGAGAACGTACGGCTGGCGTACGACGAGGCGACCTACGAACGGCTTCGGACGGCGAAGACCGAGCGGGACCCACGGAACATGTTCCGCTGGAACTACAACATCCCGCCTCGGGCATAG
- a CDS encoding SIS domain-containing protein, with protein MSALLDLQPDYLRRRGALDTSREIAQQPAVWRQIGRMATESDAATAAFLKPLLERPDLRIVLTGAGTSAYVGEVLAPSLRRRLGRRVDAVATTDIVADPLACFAEDVPTLLVSFARSGDSPESVTAPELATQVLTDCWHLVVTCNDRGRLAGQHADRPTSQVLLLPEAANDRGFAMTSSFTGMVLAGLLTLGGPDEDLVERLATAAERILATRPAAAADLAARGYSRIVYLGSGTLHGVARESALKVLELTAGRAVALAESALAFRHGPKSVLNDQTLVVSYESNDPYTSQYDRDMVAELLRVIPECDLVTVTGHSGQPARDNAWTLPGLEDVDDAALALPAVICAQLIGLHFSLALGRTPDNPFPGGEVNRVVQGAIMHPLRR; from the coding sequence ATGAGCGCCCTCCTCGACCTGCAGCCCGACTATCTGCGCCGGCGCGGCGCCCTCGACACCAGCCGCGAGATCGCCCAGCAGCCGGCCGTGTGGCGCCAGATCGGCCGGATGGCGACGGAGTCGGACGCGGCGACCGCCGCGTTTCTGAAGCCGCTGCTCGAACGGCCCGACCTGCGCATCGTCCTCACCGGCGCGGGCACCTCCGCGTACGTTGGCGAGGTGCTGGCGCCGTCGCTGCGTCGGCGGCTCGGCCGCCGGGTGGACGCCGTCGCCACCACCGACATCGTGGCCGATCCGCTGGCCTGCTTCGCCGAGGACGTCCCGACGCTGCTGGTGTCGTTCGCCCGCTCGGGCGACAGCCCGGAGAGCGTCACCGCCCCCGAGCTTGCCACGCAGGTGCTGACCGACTGCTGGCACCTGGTGGTGACCTGCAACGACCGGGGCCGGCTGGCCGGCCAGCACGCCGACCGGCCTACCTCGCAGGTGCTGCTGCTGCCCGAAGCGGCCAACGACCGGGGCTTCGCGATGACGTCCAGCTTCACCGGCATGGTGCTGGCCGGCCTGCTGACCCTGGGCGGCCCCGACGAGGACCTGGTGGAGCGGCTCGCCACCGCGGCCGAGCGGATCCTGGCCACCCGGCCGGCCGCGGCGGCCGACCTCGCCGCCCGCGGTTACTCCCGGATCGTCTACCTCGGCAGCGGGACGCTGCACGGGGTGGCCCGGGAGTCCGCGCTGAAGGTCCTGGAGCTGACCGCCGGCCGCGCGGTGGCCCTGGCCGAGTCCGCGCTGGCCTTCCGGCACGGACCGAAATCCGTGCTCAACGACCAGACCCTGGTGGTCAGCTACGAGTCCAACGACCCGTACACCAGCCAGTACGACCGCGACATGGTGGCCGAGCTGCTGCGGGTCATCCCGGAGTGCGACCTCGTCACCGTCACCGGCCACAGTGGGCAGCCGGCCAGGGACAACGCCTGGACCCTGCCCGGTCTCGAGGACGTGGACGACGCCGCGCTGGCGCTGCCCGCCGTGATCTGCGCGCAGCTGATCGGACTGCACTTCTCCCTGGCGCTCGGGCGCACGCCCGACAACCCCTTCCCCGGCGGGGAGGTCAACCGGGTCGTCCAGGGCGCGATCATGCACCCCCTGCGCCGCTGA
- a CDS encoding BadF/BadG/BcrA/BcrD ATPase family protein, with the protein MFLGVDGGGTKTAFCLLRADGSVVAQATTASSYYFSEGIDLVTRVLKEGVGAVCATAGITPADIDFAFFGIPTYGEVSDDVAALEAAPREALGHERYRVDNDMVCGWSGSLGAADGINVISGTGSMTYGERAGSGLRVGGWSELFGDEGSAYWIAIRGLQAFSRMSDGRQPAGPLLEVLRNHLELSADLDLIDIVLNRWQGDRGRIAALSPLVTRAADQGDEAAVAILAEAGRELAHLVETTRRRLGYAVDEQVLVSYSGGTFHARQVREAFRQHLHTLHDRYDLRQPLYPPVVGAALYAAKQARSPLSADALEHLRTTPPATAA; encoded by the coding sequence ATGTTCCTCGGCGTGGACGGTGGCGGCACCAAGACCGCCTTCTGCCTACTGAGGGCGGACGGCTCGGTCGTGGCCCAGGCCACCACCGCGAGCAGCTACTACTTCAGCGAAGGCATCGACCTGGTGACCCGGGTCCTCAAGGAGGGCGTCGGCGCCGTCTGTGCGACGGCCGGCATCACCCCGGCCGACATCGACTTCGCGTTCTTCGGGATCCCCACCTACGGCGAGGTCAGCGACGACGTCGCCGCTCTCGAGGCGGCGCCACGGGAGGCCCTCGGCCACGAACGGTACCGGGTCGACAACGACATGGTCTGCGGCTGGTCCGGCTCGCTGGGCGCTGCGGACGGCATCAACGTGATCAGCGGCACCGGATCGATGACCTACGGTGAACGTGCCGGTTCCGGCCTGCGCGTCGGCGGCTGGAGCGAACTGTTCGGCGACGAGGGCTCGGCGTACTGGATCGCCATCCGCGGCCTGCAGGCCTTCTCCCGGATGAGCGACGGTCGACAGCCCGCCGGTCCGCTCCTGGAGGTCCTGCGCAACCACCTGGAGCTGTCCGCGGACCTCGATCTGATCGACATCGTGCTGAACCGGTGGCAGGGTGACCGCGGCCGGATCGCGGCGCTGAGCCCACTGGTCACCCGCGCCGCCGACCAGGGCGACGAGGCGGCCGTGGCGATCCTCGCCGAGGCCGGCCGGGAACTCGCCCACCTGGTGGAGACCACCCGCCGCCGACTCGGCTACGCCGTCGACGAGCAGGTGCTGGTCTCCTACTCCGGCGGCACGTTCCACGCACGGCAGGTGCGCGAGGCATTCCGACAGCACCTACACACGCTGCACGACCGGTACGACCTTCGTCAGCCCTTGTATCCACCGGTCGTCGGCGCGGCGCTCTACGCCGCGAAACAGGCCCGCAGCCCGCTGAGCGCCGACGCGCTCGAGCATCTCCGGACCACCCCGCCCGCCACCGCCGCCTGA
- a CDS encoding TetR/AcrR family transcriptional regulator: MAIRRSRAGGAKRAVVLDAVAGVLAARGYENTRFTDVSAASGVAVSTLQNYFGSREDMIIEAMEVFTDREVDAQATVAAAEADPWRRLVALVDRSLLNSESSRQILVEFWRSAMRDDDLRDYSAEVQTRYRAPFLTAVREGSERGEFRLAQDAEAVTDLLLAALAGLIVSRVQHHPTPSPAQFRDVLLAQLRLMLGIQG; the protein is encoded by the coding sequence ATGGCGATTCGGAGAAGCCGTGCCGGCGGCGCGAAGCGGGCCGTCGTGCTGGACGCCGTGGCAGGTGTGCTCGCCGCTCGCGGCTACGAGAACACGCGGTTCACGGACGTGTCGGCGGCCAGCGGTGTCGCGGTCAGCACCCTGCAGAACTACTTCGGCTCGCGCGAGGACATGATCATCGAAGCCATGGAGGTCTTCACCGACCGGGAAGTAGACGCCCAGGCAACGGTGGCCGCCGCCGAGGCCGATCCGTGGCGACGACTCGTCGCGCTGGTGGACCGGAGTCTGCTCAACTCGGAGAGCAGCAGGCAGATCCTCGTCGAGTTCTGGCGATCCGCCATGCGTGACGACGACCTCCGCGACTACAGCGCGGAGGTGCAGACGCGTTACCGCGCGCCCTTCCTGACCGCTGTGCGGGAAGGCAGCGAGCGGGGTGAATTCAGGCTGGCCCAGGACGCCGAGGCCGTAACGGATCTCCTGCTCGCTGCCCTGGCCGGGCTGATCGTCTCTCGCGTCCAGCACCACCCCACGCCGTCACCCGCGCAGTTCCGCGACGTTCTGCTTGCCCAGCTCAGGCTGATGCTTGGCATCCAAGGCTGA
- a CDS encoding D-tagatose-bisphosphate aldolase, class II, non-catalytic subunit, giving the protein MSNPLDTVVALHKQGEPVGITSICSAHPLVLRAAMAQAREDGDPVLIEATSNQVDQDGGYTGMRPADFRDLVHRAADRAGLPRERVVLGGDHLGPNRWRSLPAEQAMARADVLVAAYVEAGFTKIHLDCSYPCADDRTPLTDEVMAARAARMLAVAEKTAAALGRAGELRYVIGTEVPVPGGAEETIEELLPTTAGSARGTLARHRAAFAEQGLEHVWPQVIALVVQPGVEFDHLRVVDYDRDRTKDLQRVLDDEPAMVFEAHSTDYQTVPRLAALVEDHWAVLKVGPGVTFALREALFALAAIEAELVPEHDRSSLPEVVEQRMCAEPGQWAKYYTGDAAEQRLARRYSYSDRMRYYWPDPEIQAAERRLLANLTDRIIPLPLLSQYLPDQYQRVRDGTLGNDPVELVLDRVRDVLRGYRHAVTPAQGRRAA; this is encoded by the coding sequence GTGAGTAACCCGCTCGACACCGTCGTCGCCCTGCACAAACAGGGGGAACCGGTCGGCATCACGTCGATCTGCTCCGCCCATCCGCTGGTCCTGCGGGCCGCGATGGCCCAGGCCCGGGAAGACGGCGACCCGGTGTTGATCGAGGCGACCTCGAACCAGGTCGACCAGGACGGCGGCTATACCGGTATGCGACCGGCGGACTTCCGGGACCTGGTGCACCGGGCCGCCGACCGGGCCGGGCTGCCTCGGGAGCGGGTCGTGCTCGGCGGTGACCACCTGGGCCCGAACCGGTGGCGTTCGTTGCCGGCAGAGCAGGCCATGGCCCGCGCCGACGTGCTCGTGGCGGCGTACGTCGAGGCCGGCTTCACGAAGATCCACCTTGACTGCAGCTACCCCTGCGCGGACGACCGGACCCCGTTGACCGACGAGGTGATGGCCGCCCGCGCCGCCCGGATGCTCGCGGTCGCCGAGAAGACCGCCGCCGCCCTGGGGCGGGCCGGGGAACTCCGGTACGTCATCGGCACCGAGGTCCCGGTTCCCGGTGGCGCCGAGGAGACGATCGAGGAACTCCTACCCACCACCGCCGGGTCGGCCCGTGGCACCCTGGCCCGGCACCGGGCGGCCTTCGCCGAGCAGGGCCTCGAGCACGTGTGGCCGCAGGTGATCGCCCTGGTCGTGCAGCCGGGCGTCGAGTTCGACCACCTCCGGGTCGTGGACTACGACCGGGACCGGACCAAGGACCTGCAGCGGGTCCTGGACGACGAGCCGGCGATGGTCTTCGAGGCCCACTCCACGGACTACCAGACGGTCCCGCGACTCGCCGCCCTGGTCGAGGATCACTGGGCCGTGCTCAAGGTCGGGCCCGGCGTGACCTTCGCGCTGCGGGAGGCCCTGTTCGCGCTGGCCGCGATCGAGGCCGAACTCGTGCCGGAGCACGACCGCTCGAGCCTGCCGGAGGTGGTCGAGCAGCGGATGTGCGCCGAGCCCGGGCAGTGGGCGAAGTACTACACCGGCGACGCCGCCGAGCAGCGCCTGGCCCGGCGGTACAGCTACAGCGACCGGATGCGCTACTACTGGCCGGACCCGGAGATCCAGGCCGCCGAGCGGCGCCTGCTGGCCAACCTGACCGACCGGATCATCCCGCTGCCGCTGCTCAGCCAGTACCTGCCCGACCAGTACCAACGGGTCCGCGACGGCACCCTCGGCAACGACCCCGTCGAGCTCGTCCTCGACCGCGTCCGCGACGTCCTGCGCGGCTACCGCCACGCGGTCACCCCGGCCCAGGGGCGGCGGGCGGCATGA
- a CDS encoding DMT family transporter codes for MPTTISRISRSWIPYAALLVLFWGVWGAFSAVPTRDYGYPDGMVYVVWSLTMIIPAVVALRGNRLDRRPIAAVYGLLVGLTGAGGQLLLFKALTIGPAYLIFPLIALSPAITVLMATALLRERIPRLAVIGVITALVAVVLFSVSDGDGSATGGTWLILAIVVCVAWGVQAYFMRKAATVGVNDATTFTWMTISGLLLVPIAIWMAGGLALDAPWQAPTLAAVTQLLNAVGALFLVMAFSRGKASIVAPTTNALAPVLTVILSLIVYQTVPTIYATIGIVLAIVGSTLMVYADEKRGEAAAANVADAASRDRDGAPDVAVP; via the coding sequence ATGCCAACGACTATTTCACGCATCAGCCGTAGCTGGATTCCGTACGCGGCACTGCTCGTGCTGTTCTGGGGCGTATGGGGAGCCTTCTCCGCCGTCCCGACCAGGGACTACGGCTACCCCGACGGCATGGTCTACGTCGTCTGGTCCCTCACGATGATCATACCGGCCGTCGTCGCCCTGCGCGGCAACCGGCTGGACCGCCGCCCGATCGCAGCCGTGTACGGGCTGCTGGTCGGCCTGACCGGCGCCGGCGGCCAGTTGCTGCTGTTCAAGGCGCTCACCATCGGCCCGGCCTACCTGATCTTCCCGCTGATCGCGCTGTCTCCGGCGATCACCGTGCTGATGGCCACGGCGCTGCTGCGCGAACGCATCCCCCGGCTCGCCGTGATCGGCGTGATCACCGCGCTGGTCGCGGTCGTGCTGTTCAGCGTCAGCGACGGCGACGGTTCCGCCACCGGTGGTACCTGGTTGATCCTGGCCATCGTGGTCTGCGTCGCCTGGGGCGTGCAGGCCTACTTCATGCGTAAGGCAGCCACGGTCGGCGTCAACGACGCCACCACCTTCACCTGGATGACGATCAGCGGCCTGCTGCTGGTGCCGATCGCCATCTGGATGGCCGGTGGCCTGGCGCTGGACGCGCCGTGGCAGGCGCCGACCCTCGCCGCGGTCACCCAACTGCTCAACGCCGTCGGCGCGCTGTTCCTGGTGATGGCGTTCAGCCGGGGCAAGGCCTCGATCGTGGCCCCCACGACCAACGCCCTGGCGCCCGTGCTGACCGTGATCCTCTCACTGATCGTCTACCAGACGGTGCCGACGATCTACGCCACGATCGGCATCGTGCTCGCCATCGTCGGGTCCACCCTGATGGTCTACGCCGACGAGAAGCGCGGCGAGGCCGCGGCGGCGAACGTGGCCGACGCGGCCAGCCGCGACCGGGACGGCGCGCCGGACGTCGCCGTACCGTAA
- a CDS encoding NADPH:quinone reductase, translated as MRAAWYDRQGPAREVLQVGKLPDPSPGEGEVRVRVSISGIHVGDLGKRQGWWGSTMSFPRVVPHGDGAGTIDAVGPGVDPSRIGERVWVYLAQSYRPFGSAAEYTVVPARHAVTLPADVPYEQAAGLGIPGITAHRAIFADGPVTDQRVLVTGALGAVGRAAVAVARRGGATVIATVRTPDQVEQVLAAGAHHAIDTAGGDLATRILEQTGGELIDRVAELAFDVNLATNLEILRYGGVIATYATGAAEPRIPYWPLGFKNITVRFLSNDDFPEPANEAAATELTAALVAGDLRYPIAARLPLTEIAQAHELAEHSSARGRIVLDIEQ; from the coding sequence ATGCGCGCGGCGTGGTACGACCGGCAGGGCCCGGCGCGCGAGGTGCTCCAGGTCGGGAAGTTGCCCGATCCGTCGCCGGGCGAGGGCGAGGTCCGGGTCCGGGTGTCGATTTCCGGGATCCACGTCGGTGACCTGGGCAAACGGCAGGGCTGGTGGGGGTCCACCATGTCATTCCCCCGGGTCGTCCCACACGGTGACGGTGCCGGGACGATCGACGCCGTCGGACCCGGCGTCGACCCGTCCCGGATCGGCGAACGGGTCTGGGTCTACCTCGCCCAGTCGTACCGCCCGTTCGGCAGCGCCGCCGAATACACCGTGGTACCGGCCCGGCACGCCGTAACGTTGCCTGCCGACGTGCCGTACGAGCAGGCCGCCGGCCTCGGCATCCCCGGCATCACCGCCCACCGGGCGATCTTCGCCGACGGGCCGGTGACCGATCAGCGGGTACTCGTCACCGGAGCCCTCGGCGCGGTCGGCCGGGCCGCGGTGGCGGTCGCCCGCCGGGGCGGCGCCACCGTGATCGCGACAGTACGGACCCCGGACCAGGTCGAACAGGTACTGGCCGCAGGGGCGCACCACGCGATCGACACCGCCGGCGGCGACCTGGCCACCCGGATCCTCGAACAGACCGGTGGGGAGCTGATCGACCGGGTGGCCGAGCTGGCTTTCGACGTCAACCTGGCGACCAACCTGGAAATTCTCCGGTACGGCGGCGTGATCGCCACCTACGCCACCGGTGCGGCCGAGCCACGCATCCCGTACTGGCCGCTGGGGTTCAAGAACATCACCGTCCGGTTCCTCAGCAACGACGACTTCCCGGAGCCCGCGAACGAGGCCGCCGCCACCGAACTGACAGCCGCGCTGGTCGCCGGTGACCTGCGCTACCCGATCGCCGCCCGGTTGCCGTTGACGGAGATCGCGCAGGCACATGAACTGGCCGAACACAGCTCGGCCAGGGGTCGGATCGTCCTGGACATCGAACAATGA